The Eleutherodactylus coqui strain aEleCoq1 chromosome 13, aEleCoq1.hap1, whole genome shotgun sequence genome includes a window with the following:
- the TPX2 gene encoding targeting protein for Xklp2 isoform X2: MSDLQGSYSYDAPSTFINFESFQEEDHNADSWFDQVQEGENIPPTYQNTESSVSEDTARMQTDESAAGKNDPGNSKKQLKTPKTQARRSSKRLSAQQRSKQMSKIRAERRKVPKQEEHPPYKRQKLNASKCKSTDSSINKGPSSKVSETSPKLKAKLTLPSTPMVLKRKHMPLRVKNSEEQNLEKMQQLQQELAEKLKQNEESLKSALAGAGQLLKKAPVQATKPIDIHFHTDDRIKRHQEETSEAQYKPVDFTSELRKHPPSPARIPKGGRTIPKPFNLSQGNKRKHEETAGEYVSTAEQVLAFCNKTPQRFHLRSRQKDTEGPSPVKAVKLKVTQPKTPLLQTKQRHRPVTCKSSAELEAEELAKQQEYKFKAQDLNTKMLEGGPVLLKKPPVKEPTKPIGFNLEIEKRIQQREKKDGEEEAFTFHSKPCPSKILTDVVGVPEKKPLPLTVPQSPAFALKNRVRVQSWEEMKEEPAPVIKANPMPHFGVPFKPKLVEQRQVEACPFSFTERDRQKIEVKEKKLDQLRNPEVPKFKAQPLPDFDHIALPEKKVKEVTHQEPFNLQMDKRGEQKLQRWKQQVKEEEKQLKEMTIFKARPNVVTHQEPFVPKKDSRRLTVQEGFELATERRAKERQEFEKRLAEMEAQKCLLEEEERRQQEEQEKEEINRLRYELVHKAQPVRKFKQVDIKTSDVPLTVPKTPNFSDRFNI, translated from the exons ATGTCGGACTTACAAGGAAGCTACTCTTATGACGCTCCTTCCACATTTATTAACTTTGAGTCTTTCCAAGAAGAGGATCACAATGCAGACTCCTGGTTtg ATCAAGTGCAGGAAGGAGAAAACATCCCCCCAACATATCAGAATACAGAGAGTTCTGTATCTGAGGATACGGCACGTATGCAAACAG ATGAGAGTGCAGCTGGCAAAAATGATCCTGGAAACTCCAAGAAACAGCTGAAGACTCCAAAAACACAGGCCAGAAG aTCGTCAAAACGCCTGTCGGCACAACAAAGGAGCAAGCAAATGTCAAAAATCAGAGCTGAAAGGAGAAAAGTTCCTAAGCAGGAAGAACACCCACCTTACAAGAGACAGAAGTT GAATGCCAGCAAATGTAAATCCACAGACTCCTCCATCAACAAAGGGCCATCCTCTAAAGTATCAGAAACCTCTCCCAAACTGAAGGCCAAGCTGACTCTGCCATCCACCCCCATGGTGCTCAA GAGGAAGCATATGCCCTTAAGGGTAAAGAACTCAGAGGAACAAAACCTTGAAAAGATGCAGCAACTTCAGCAGGAACTTGCAGAAAAACTTAAGCAGAATGAGGAGTCCCTGAAATCTGCCTTGGCTGGAGCAG GTCAGCTCTTGAAGAAGGCACCAGTTCAGGCTACGAAACCCATAGACATTCATTTCCACACAGATGATCGCATAAAGCGACATCAAGAGGAGACTAGTGAGGCGCAGTACAAACCTGTGGACTTTACCTCAGAGCTCCGCAAACATCCACCCTCTCCA GCCCGTATACCAAAGGGAGGTCGCACCATCCCCAAACCTTTCAACTTGTCTCAGGGCAACAAGAGGAAACACGAGGAGACCGCCGGGGAGTATGTTTCTACAGCCGAGCAAGTTTTGGCTTTCTGCAATAAGACACCGCAACGCTTCCACCTGCGCAGCCGGCAGAAGGACACTGAAG GGCCTTCGCCTGTGAAAGCAGTGAAGTTAAAAGTCACACAGCCAAAGACCCCTCTACTACAGACCAAGCAGCGACACAGACCAGTTACATGCAAGAGTTCTGCAGAACTGGAAGCGGAGGAGTTGGCAAAGCAGCAGGA ataTAAGTTTAAAGCCCAAGATCTCAACACGAAAATGCTGGAAGGCGGCCCTGTCCTTCTAAAGAAGCCCCCAGTTAAAGAACCCACCAAACCTATTGGCTTCAATCTGGAAATTGAGAAGCGGATTCAGCAAAGGGAGAAGAAGGATGGTGAGGAAGAGGCATTCACCTTCCATTCCAAACCGTGTCCCAGCAAGATCCTGACAGATGTAGTG GGGGTTCCTGAGAAGAAGCCGCTGCCGTTAACTGTGCCGCAGTCTCCAGCTTTTGCACTTAAGAATAGAGTCCGTGTACAAAGCTGGGAGGAAATGAAG GAGGAACCTGCACCTGTGATAAAAGCCAACCCAATGCCCCATTTTGGAGTACCTTTTAAACCAAAGCTGGTTGAGCAGAGACAAGTAGAAGCGTGTCCCTTCTCATTCACTGAACGTGACCGGCAAAAGATAGAAGTAAAGGAGAAAAAATTGGACCAGCTCAGAAATCCAGAA GTTCCTAAATTCAAGGCTCAACCTCTGCCTGACTTTGACCACATTGCCCTTCCCGAGAAGAAGGTGAAGGAGGTGACGCATCAAGAACCTTTCAACCTTCAGATGGATAAACGTGGAGAGCAGAAGCTGCAGAGGTGGAAGCAACAG GTTAAAGAGGAAGAGAAGCAGCTGAAGGAAATGACTATTTTCAAGGCACGTCCTAACGTTGTGACCCATCAAGAGCCATTTGTGCCCAAGAAAGACAGTCGTAGACTAACAG TTCAAGAAGGCTTTGAGCTGGCCACAGAGAGACGCGCCAAGGAACGGCAGGAATTCGAAAAGCGTTTGGCAGAAATGGAGGCTCAAAAATGCCTCCTAGAAGAAGAGGAACGCAGGCAGcaagaggagcaggagaaggaagagatCAACAGACTAAGATATGAACTG GTTCACAAGGCTCAACCAGTCAGAAAATTCAAGCAGGTTGACATCAAAACAAGTGACGTTCCACTGACTGTGCCCAAAACCCCTAACTTCTCAGACCGGTTTAATATATAG
- the TPX2 gene encoding targeting protein for Xklp2 isoform X1, with amino-acid sequence MSDLQGSYSYDAPSTFINFESFQEEDHNADSWFDQVQEGENIPPTYQNTESSVSEDTARMQTDESAAGKNDPGNSKKQLKTPKTQARRSSKRLSAQQRSKQMSKIRAERRKVPKQEEHPPYKRQKLNASKCKSTDSSINKGPSSKVSETSPKLKAKLTLPSTPMVLKRKHMPLRVKNSEEQNLEKMQQLQQELAEKLKQNEESLKSALAGAGQLLKKAPVQATKPIDIHFHTDDRIKRHQEETSEAQYKPVDFTSELRKHPPSPARIPKGGRTIPKPFNLSQGNKRKHEETAGEYVSTAEQVLAFCNKTPQRFHLRSRQKDTEGPSPVKAVKLKVTQPKTPLLQTKQRHRPVTCKSSAELEAEELAKQQEYKFKAQDLNTKMLEGGPVLLKKPPVKEPTKPIGFNLEIEKRIQQREKKDGEEEAFTFHSKPCPSKILTDVVGVPEKKPLPLTVPQSPAFALKNRVRVQSWEEMKEEPAPVIKANPMPHFGVPFKPKLVEQRQVEACPFSFTERDRQKIEVKEKKLDQLRNPEVPKFKAQPLPDFDHIALPEKKVKEVTHQEPFNLQMDKRGEQKLQRWKQQVKEEEKQLKEMTIFKARPNVVTHQEPFVPKKDSRRLTDSLSGSIVQEGFELATERRAKERQEFEKRLAEMEAQKCLLEEEERRQQEEQEKEEINRLRYELVHKAQPVRKFKQVDIKTSDVPLTVPKTPNFSDRFNI; translated from the exons ATGTCGGACTTACAAGGAAGCTACTCTTATGACGCTCCTTCCACATTTATTAACTTTGAGTCTTTCCAAGAAGAGGATCACAATGCAGACTCCTGGTTtg ATCAAGTGCAGGAAGGAGAAAACATCCCCCCAACATATCAGAATACAGAGAGTTCTGTATCTGAGGATACGGCACGTATGCAAACAG ATGAGAGTGCAGCTGGCAAAAATGATCCTGGAAACTCCAAGAAACAGCTGAAGACTCCAAAAACACAGGCCAGAAG aTCGTCAAAACGCCTGTCGGCACAACAAAGGAGCAAGCAAATGTCAAAAATCAGAGCTGAAAGGAGAAAAGTTCCTAAGCAGGAAGAACACCCACCTTACAAGAGACAGAAGTT GAATGCCAGCAAATGTAAATCCACAGACTCCTCCATCAACAAAGGGCCATCCTCTAAAGTATCAGAAACCTCTCCCAAACTGAAGGCCAAGCTGACTCTGCCATCCACCCCCATGGTGCTCAA GAGGAAGCATATGCCCTTAAGGGTAAAGAACTCAGAGGAACAAAACCTTGAAAAGATGCAGCAACTTCAGCAGGAACTTGCAGAAAAACTTAAGCAGAATGAGGAGTCCCTGAAATCTGCCTTGGCTGGAGCAG GTCAGCTCTTGAAGAAGGCACCAGTTCAGGCTACGAAACCCATAGACATTCATTTCCACACAGATGATCGCATAAAGCGACATCAAGAGGAGACTAGTGAGGCGCAGTACAAACCTGTGGACTTTACCTCAGAGCTCCGCAAACATCCACCCTCTCCA GCCCGTATACCAAAGGGAGGTCGCACCATCCCCAAACCTTTCAACTTGTCTCAGGGCAACAAGAGGAAACACGAGGAGACCGCCGGGGAGTATGTTTCTACAGCCGAGCAAGTTTTGGCTTTCTGCAATAAGACACCGCAACGCTTCCACCTGCGCAGCCGGCAGAAGGACACTGAAG GGCCTTCGCCTGTGAAAGCAGTGAAGTTAAAAGTCACACAGCCAAAGACCCCTCTACTACAGACCAAGCAGCGACACAGACCAGTTACATGCAAGAGTTCTGCAGAACTGGAAGCGGAGGAGTTGGCAAAGCAGCAGGA ataTAAGTTTAAAGCCCAAGATCTCAACACGAAAATGCTGGAAGGCGGCCCTGTCCTTCTAAAGAAGCCCCCAGTTAAAGAACCCACCAAACCTATTGGCTTCAATCTGGAAATTGAGAAGCGGATTCAGCAAAGGGAGAAGAAGGATGGTGAGGAAGAGGCATTCACCTTCCATTCCAAACCGTGTCCCAGCAAGATCCTGACAGATGTAGTG GGGGTTCCTGAGAAGAAGCCGCTGCCGTTAACTGTGCCGCAGTCTCCAGCTTTTGCACTTAAGAATAGAGTCCGTGTACAAAGCTGGGAGGAAATGAAG GAGGAACCTGCACCTGTGATAAAAGCCAACCCAATGCCCCATTTTGGAGTACCTTTTAAACCAAAGCTGGTTGAGCAGAGACAAGTAGAAGCGTGTCCCTTCTCATTCACTGAACGTGACCGGCAAAAGATAGAAGTAAAGGAGAAAAAATTGGACCAGCTCAGAAATCCAGAA GTTCCTAAATTCAAGGCTCAACCTCTGCCTGACTTTGACCACATTGCCCTTCCCGAGAAGAAGGTGAAGGAGGTGACGCATCAAGAACCTTTCAACCTTCAGATGGATAAACGTGGAGAGCAGAAGCTGCAGAGGTGGAAGCAACAG GTTAAAGAGGAAGAGAAGCAGCTGAAGGAAATGACTATTTTCAAGGCACGTCCTAACGTTGTGACCCATCAAGAGCCATTTGTGCCCAAGAAAGACAGTCGTAGACTAACAG ATAGCCTTTCTGGTTCCATAGTTCAAGAAGGCTTTGAGCTGGCCACAGAGAGACGCGCCAAGGAACGGCAGGAATTCGAAAAGCGTTTGGCAGAAATGGAGGCTCAAAAATGCCTCCTAGAAGAAGAGGAACGCAGGCAGcaagaggagcaggagaaggaagagatCAACAGACTAAGATATGAACTG GTTCACAAGGCTCAACCAGTCAGAAAATTCAAGCAGGTTGACATCAAAACAAGTGACGTTCCACTGACTGTGCCCAAAACCCCTAACTTCTCAGACCGGTTTAATATATAG